The following proteins are co-located in the Primulina tabacum isolate GXHZ01 chromosome 11, ASM2559414v2, whole genome shotgun sequence genome:
- the LOC142518877 gene encoding putative E3 ubiquitin-protein ligase LUL4 — translation MGITWSKRHRHHHQPPPPPSSSSEPSSPTTTTSTTNLSTPQPLPPPQSASLHNSIYPTRPAQSIQPPSYAFAANAPRPTTFPPPPEQHPYPPPSPPPPPIPPFSYNNYSYNFSNYYPRPTGQHSNYRPYYIPQISGWGQSPACLPRPAPPSHPPVPYVDHQSAKKIKNDVNVHKDTIKLQLDVQNEDCHLVTFTFDALVDGSITVFYFGKEGPNCSFTPVYPEIKPVKIPFGKGLGQKFSQTPGTGVDLGFFDTDDLSTPSPGEDVYPLVILAESCVSISLEGEHSNLEVINASPHAQISQAVLEKKNDGKFQVKVMKQILWIDGVRYELREIFGINNSDETTISGMDLGKECVICMTEVKNTAVLPCRHLCMCSECAKELRLQSDKCPICRQPIEELIEIKVDEEVDA, via the exons ATGGGCATAACCTGGAGTAAAAGGCATCGCCACCACCACCAACCACCCCCTCCGCCCTCCTCTTCATCAGAACCTTCTTCTCctaccaccaccacctccaccaccaacCTTTCAACTCCACAACCACTACCACCACCGCAGTCCGCATCACTCCACAATTCTATCTATCCAACGCGACCAGCTCAATCTATCCAACCACCAAGCTATGCTTTTGCGGCCAACGCGCCGCGTCCTACTACATTCCCACCACCACCGGAGCAACATCCCTACCCTCCTCCCTCTCCTCCGCCACCTCCCATCCCCCCATTTAGTTACAACAACTACAGTTACAACTTCTCAAATTACTACCCCAGACCCACTGGTCAGCACTCGAACTACCGTCCCTATTATATACCTCAGATCAGCGGGTGGGGCCAATCACCGGCCTGTCTTCCGCGGCCGGCGCCACCCTCACATCCTCCTGTTCCTTACGTTGATCATCAAAGTGCCAAAAAGATTAAGAATGATGTGAATGTCCATAAGGACACCATAAAGCTTCAATTGGATGTTCAGAACGAAGATTGCCATTTGGTTACCTTCACATTTGATGCTTTGGTTGATGGAAG CATCACTGTCTTCTATTTTGGCAAGGAAGGCCCCAACTGTTCGTTCACTCCCGTGTATCCCGAGATCAAGCCTGTTAAAATCCCCTTCGGGAAAGGACTGGGCCAAAAATTTAGCCAGACACCAGGAACAGGTGTGGACCTAGGCTTCTTCGATACTGATGACCTGTCTACACCTTCTCCAGGGGAGGATGTTTATCCTCTTGTTATATTAGCAGAGTCATGTGTATCGATCTCGCTTGAGGGTGAACATTCAAATCTAGAAGTGATAAATGCGTCTCCACATGCACAAATCTCTCAGGCTGTCCTAGAAAAGAAGAATGATGGGAAATTCcaagtgaaagtgatgaagCAAATTCTATGGATTGATGGTGTTCGTTACGAATTGCGTGAGATTTTTGGAATTAACAATTCAGATGAAACAACTATCAGTGGCATGGACTTGGGAAAAGAATGTGTCATTTGCATGACTGAGGTCAAAAACACGGCCGTCTTGCCCTGTAGACATCTG